TGCCGGAGGCAGTGCTCGCACGGTTCGATAAGCTGCCGACCGTCACCGACGGTCCACGCGATCCGGGTGCGGCGCTGCGTGCGATCGGCGTCGTCGAGGACGCGCCGACGCGCGACGACCTGATTCTCGTGCCCGCGTTCGAACGGGCGTGGCTCGAGGCGATGACCGAGCACGCGGCGACCGACGACGCCCTCGAGCGGGGACTCGCGGCGGTGATGGAACTCGACGGGAGCCACCTCGAGGTCGAGCGCCGGACCACCTCCGTCGCCGCCATCCACGAGGGAACCGTGGTCGGTAAGTGGGAGTCCAGAGCCGCCTGCCAGGCGGACGTAGCCGCCGCCGCGGTACTGCCCCGGTTCGATCCACGGTGGTCTCGGCGCCCGGTCCTCGAGCGACTGGACCTCCTCGCAACGCTCAGGCTCTTTCTCGAGGCGTGTCCGGCGTGTGGCAGCGAGGTCTCGCTCTCTCATGAGGTCGTCGAGTCGTGTTGTCGAAGTCACGACGTCGTCGCCACGGCCTGTGACGCCTGTAGCGCCCGGCTGCTGGAGACGCCGATCGATGCCGAGGCGCTCGAGGAAGAGAGATGAGTGGTCGTTCCCGCGCGTTGCGTATGAGTGGTCGTTACCTGCGCATCGCGTGGGCGATCACCCACCGGTTCGACCACAGCTGCGTGCCGATCGTCACGGCGAAGATCGTCAGGAAGAGACTCGACCACAGCAGCGGGTCGACGCTGGAGACGACGGGGAAGTCCGTAAGCGCGGCGAGCACGACGGCGAGCGAGAGGACGCCGAGCGTGCGATAGAGCTCGCTCCAGGTCACCCCGTAGCCAGTGACGACCTCCATGTATCGATCGACGTCGCGGGCGCGCTGGCGCACCTGAACCGTTCGCTCCTCGCGGTCGTACTCGACGACGCCGAGCTCGTGGAGCTTCGGGAGGTGCGTCTGGTGCAGCGAGTTGTACACGCTCTCTCGAGCGCCACTCGGCGGCGGCGACT
This portion of the Natronobeatus ordinarius genome encodes:
- a CDS encoding DUF7344 domain-containing protein; its protein translation is MFRTHAIPEGEIYEILANRRRRETIKQLTVSGGSGPISLHELSRAVATRETGESPPPSGARESVYNSLHQTHLPKLHELGVVEYDREERTVQVRQRARDVDRYMEVVTGYGVTWSELYRTLGVLSLAVVLAALTDFPVVSSVDPLLWSSLFLTIFAVTIGTQLWSNRWVIAHAMRR